The following DNA comes from Mycobacteroides immunogenum.
GCTACGGCGAATGCGCGTTCTTCGGATTCTTTGAAAGCGAGAACGACGAGGCGACCGCGGCTGCTCTGTTGGGAACCGCCGAACAATGGGCGGGGCGCCGGGGTATCACCAAGATGATCGGCCCGTTCAGCTACACCTCCCGGGAGGAAGTAGGCCTGCTGATCTCCGGATACGACAGGCCGCCGGCCCTCATGCAGCCGTACAACCCCCGGTACTACCCGGGCTTGGTCGAGTCGTCCGGGTATCGCAAGAAATTCGATACCGCTTCTTACCGTTGGCATGTCGACGGCAGCCGAGATGTCCGTCAGCGCCTGGTGCGCCGCGCCGACGCTGTAATGCGCGACCAGGGCGTGACGGTGCGTTCGGTGCGGATGCGCGACTACGCCGACGAACTGGAAATGCTGCGCGGCCTGTACAACGATTCCTTCGCCCACCATCCCGAGAACGTTCCGCTGAGCCGTGAGGTGTTCTCCGGTATGGCAGCGGAAATGCGGCCGCTGATCGACCCGAACATCGTGCGTATCGTCGAATCCGAAGGAATGCCAGTCGGATTCCTGCTGATGCTGCCGGACGTCAACGAGATCGCCGGACGGTCCGGCCGGCTCACCCCGGCGCTGCTGGCTCGGCTCGCGGCTCGCCGCGACGGGCGCATCCGGGGAATCGACACCGCCGTCGTGGTGCTCATCGGTGCGGCGCAAACCCAATTCGGTGCGGGCATCGGCAGGGTGCTGGCGGGCGAGATCGTCCGGACGATCACCGGCAGCGGCTACTCCTCGGTCGCCACCACCTGGGTGCACGAGGACAACGTATGGTCGAATTCGCTGACCTCCCAGATGAAGACGGACCCCGAGAAGATTCACCGGGTCTACCAGAAGGCCCTCTGATGGGTAGCCGGACATTGGTCACCGGGGCCTCCGGGTACCTGGGATCCACTCTGGTGGCATCGCTGGTGCGGGCGGGTGAGCGGGTCGCCATCGTGCAGCACCCGAACGATCCCGCCACGCTTCCCGGCGAGCTGCGCCCGCATGTGCAGACGGTCTACGCGGATATCACCGACGCGCGCGGTGTCGATGAGGCGATGCGGGACGTTTCTCACGTGTATCACCTTGCCGGCATTGCCTCACCGAATTCTCGCCTTGGGCACATGATTTGGCAGACGAATGTGTTGGGCACCTATCATGTGGCGCGCGCCGCGCTGCACCACGGTGTACAGCGCGTGGTGCACGTGTCATCCACCGCCGCCATCGGATACCCGCCCAATGGGGTGGTCGCGGACGAGGACTTCGATCCACGGGATTCGGTGCTGGACAACGTGTACTCGGCGACCAAGCGTGCGGGCGAGCGGCTGATGCTGGACTTCGTCGAACGCGGCCTCGACGTGGTAGTCGTCAATCCGTCCGCCGTGTTCGCACCCGGCTCCGGGCCCGCCCGGTCATGGCAGGGGCTGTTGGTCGCGGCACGCAAGGGTCTGCTGCGCGTGGTCCCTCCCGGTGGCACGGCGGTGTGCTCGGCGCGAGACTTCTCCGCCGGGATCACCGCGGCGATGGCCAAGGGGGACAACGGGCGCCGGTACATCCTGAGCACCGCCAATCTGTCCTACCGGCAGATCGGGGAGCTGCTGGTAGCCGCGGTGGGGCGCGATCACCCGGTGCGCTCGGCCCCCATGGGGGTGTTCCGGACGGCGGGCCGGGGTAACCGGCTGCTGCGGGACATCGCCGGACGCTTTGATCCCGATGATGTGCTGGCCGTCGAGAACGTCGAATTGATGGCCCGCGAGGTGTACTACACGCCCGAAAGGGCGGTGCGAGAACTGGGAATTCCCAAGGTCTCTACCCACGAATTGATAGCGGAGTTCGTACGATGACGGTCGAGTCGCGGCAGGTGCAGGCCGGCTCCAAGGAAGCCCTCGGCATATCGATGGCCGATGCGCGCTCACTGGTATCCGATCTGACTGAGCGCCGCCAATGGATCTACTGGCTGGACCTCGCCGCGTGCTTGACGGTCGGGTACACGGCCTTCCTGCTGTGCCCGGCCCAGAACCTGCTCTCGCTGCCGGCGGTGGCGTGCATTGTGGTGGCCGTGTTCGCGTTCTATCGTGCGGTGTTGTTCGTCCATGAGCTGGTGCATGCCGAAGACGACCTGCGGTGGTTCTCGGTGGTGTGGCACGTGCTGTGTGGAATACCTTTCTTGGCACCGAAATTCACCTTCGAGTTCCATCACGAACACCATGCCTCGCGCACCTACGGCACCGCGGAGGACGGCGAGTACGTCACCTATGCCAGCGAGCCGCGCTGGCGCATCATCATGTTGCCGTTCACCGCTTTGGGCGGGCCCTTGGCCTTCGTCTTCCGGTTCTTGGTGTTGGCGCCGCTGAGCTGGCTGATACCTGCCCTCCGCCCCGTGGTGCTGACGCGGGCCTCCTCGCTGATGATCGACGCCGATTTCGAGCGCCCGCTGCCGCCCGAGGGCACTCCGCGGTCTTGGCTGGTGCAGGAATTCGCTTGCTTCGCCTACACATCGGCGCTGCTGGTGCTGCTACTGCTGGGTTTCTACTCGCCCTACCGGCTGGTGGAGGCCTATGCGGTGATTGCCCTGGCGCTGTTCGTGAACTGGCTGCGGGTGCTGGTGGCCCACCGGTACGAGGGTAAGAGCGAGCGGATGACCTTCCCGGAGCAGGTTCTCGATTCGATCGATCACCCGTCGGTGCCCGTGTTGGGCTCGCTGTGGGCGCCGGTCGGTTTGCGTTTCCATGCGGTGCACCACTTCTTCCCGCAGTTGCCTTACCACCAGCTGGGCGAGGCGCGCCGCCGGCTCATGGCGGCGATCCCGCCCGACGCCGGGTACTGGTCCACCGAAGACCGTTCACTCGCCTCATCGTTGCGGCGGCTACTTGCCCACCCGCGAAAGGAGGCGCTATGACCACGAGTCAATTCACGCCCGTTGCAAGAGAATCCGGAGCCGCGACGTACTCGCGGCGACTGCCGATACGGCCCGTCGAGGCCCGGGGTGCCAGGGTGCGTGCCGACGACGGCCGCTGGTATGTCGACTGCCTGGCCGCGGCCGGCGCCATGTCGCTGGGCTGGAACCATCCGGTGGTCACCGAAGCCGTCATGAAGACGGTCTCTTCCGGGGAGCCATTGCTGTCCCTGGACTTCCACACGCCCGCCCGGGACCGGTTTGTCGAGGAGTTGCTGTCCATTCTGCCGGTGCGGTTGGCCGCCGACGCCAGCATTCATTTGTGCTCGCCCAGCGGAGCGAGCGCGGTCGAAGCCGCGCTGATGCTTGCCGAGATCGCCACCGGTGGCCGTGAACACATTGGCGTGCAGGGTGGTTTCCACGGATGCACCCGTGCGGCACGTGCCGCGAGCTCCGGCGGTGGTCTGCGGCGGCAACCGGTGGTGCTGTCGCCACAGGCGAGTTTCCTGCCGTACCCGCAGGAGTACCGCAGCCCCTTCGGGGTGGGCGGCGAGCACGGTATCGAGCTGGCCATCGCCGCGGCCGAGGCGATCACCCGCCCGCATAGTGGCGTGACGTCACCGGCGTCGCTGATCGCCGAGTTCGTGCTGGGCGAGGGCGGCGTGATTCCGGCCCCGGCGCGGTGGGGGCAGGCGTTGCGGCGCACCGCCTCGACGCTCGGCGTGCCGCTGATCGCCGACGAGGTGCAGGCCGGCATGTTCCGAACCGGCCCGGCATGGGCGTTTCAGCACAGCGGTATCGAACCCGACATGGTGGTGATCTCCAAGGGGCTCGGCTCCGGCATCCCCATCGCGGTCCTGGTGGTACGCAGGGAATTCGACGTGTGGGAACCGGGAGCGTTCACCGGCACCTTCCGCGGGAACGCGATGGCATTTGCCGCGGCCAGTGCCGTGGTGCGCTTCGCTCGGGAAAACGGTCTACGCGGTCAGGTGACCGCACGCGGCAAGGTGTTCCTGGATGGCCTGAACACCATCGCGTCCGGGTCGAAGCTGGTGGGTGACGTGCGTGGGGTCGGGCTGATGCTGGGGGTGGAGATCGTGGACCCCGACCTGCCGTGGCCGGATGACGCCGCCGCGCCGGCGC
Coding sequences within:
- a CDS encoding aminotransferase class III-fold pyridoxal phosphate-dependent enzyme — protein: MTTSQFTPVARESGAATYSRRLPIRPVEARGARVRADDGRWYVDCLAAAGAMSLGWNHPVVTEAVMKTVSSGEPLLSLDFHTPARDRFVEELLSILPVRLAADASIHLCSPSGASAVEAALMLAEIATGGREHIGVQGGFHGCTRAARAASSGGGLRRQPVVLSPQASFLPYPQEYRSPFGVGGEHGIELAIAAAEAITRPHSGVTSPASLIAEFVLGEGGVIPAPARWGQALRRTASTLGVPLIADEVQAGMFRTGPAWAFQHSGIEPDMVVISKGLGSGIPIAVLVVRREFDVWEPGAFTGTFRGNAMAFAAASAVVRFARENGLRGQVTARGKVFLDGLNTIASGSKLVGDVRGVGLMLGVEIVDPDLPWPDDAAAPAPDLAARIQQACLQHGLIVETGGQYGNVVRFLPPLTIEESDIAAALNAFDAALGAVERTR
- a CDS encoding NAD-dependent epimerase/dehydratase family protein produces the protein MGSRTLVTGASGYLGSTLVASLVRAGERVAIVQHPNDPATLPGELRPHVQTVYADITDARGVDEAMRDVSHVYHLAGIASPNSRLGHMIWQTNVLGTYHVARAALHHGVQRVVHVSSTAAIGYPPNGVVADEDFDPRDSVLDNVYSATKRAGERLMLDFVERGLDVVVVNPSAVFAPGSGPARSWQGLLVAARKGLLRVVPPGGTAVCSARDFSAGITAAMAKGDNGRRYILSTANLSYRQIGELLVAAVGRDHPVRSAPMGVFRTAGRGNRLLRDIAGRFDPDDVLAVENVELMAREVYYTPERAVRELGIPKVSTHELIAEFVR
- a CDS encoding fatty acid desaturase family protein — encoded protein: MTVESRQVQAGSKEALGISMADARSLVSDLTERRQWIYWLDLAACLTVGYTAFLLCPAQNLLSLPAVACIVVAVFAFYRAVLFVHELVHAEDDLRWFSVVWHVLCGIPFLAPKFTFEFHHEHHASRTYGTAEDGEYVTYASEPRWRIIMLPFTALGGPLAFVFRFLVLAPLSWLIPALRPVVLTRASSLMIDADFERPLPPEGTPRSWLVQEFACFAYTSALLVLLLLGFYSPYRLVEAYAVIALALFVNWLRVLVAHRYEGKSERMTFPEQVLDSIDHPSVPVLGSLWAPVGLRFHAVHHFFPQLPYHQLGEARRRLMAAIPPDAGYWSTEDRSLASSLRRLLAHPRKEAL